One Theropithecus gelada isolate Dixy chromosome 17, Tgel_1.0, whole genome shotgun sequence genomic region harbors:
- the CKAP2 gene encoding cytoskeleton-associated protein 2 isoform X1 produces MSTPAVPQDLQLPPSQRAQSAFKEQRRQKLKEHLLRRKTLFAYKQENEVLSSSRGRRVVTSEDQVQEGTKVLKLKTKMADKENMKRPAESKNNTIVEKNCIPLKPSNELTNSTVVIDTHKSKDNNQTPHLLLTEGDPQSQHMTLSQAFHLKNNGKKKQMTTEKPKQDANVPKKPVLGSYRGQIVQSKINSFRKPLQVKDESFAATKKLSATIPKATKPQPVNTSSVTVKSNRSSNMAATTKFVSTTSQNTQLVRPPIRSHHSNTQDTVKQGISRTSANVTIRKGPREKELLQSKTALSSVKTSSSQNIIRNKTLSRCIASEVVTRPVSLSNDKLMEKSKPVDQRRHTTGKATVDSRSAQPKETSEERKARLSEWKAGKGRVLKRPPNSVVTQHEPEGQNEKPVGSFWTTMAEEDEQRLFTEKVNNTFSECLNLINEGCPKEDILVTLNDLIKNIPDAKKLVKYWICLALIEPLTSPIENIIAIYEKAILAGAQPIEEMRHTIVDILTMKSQEKANLGENMEKACATTEEVKEVSIEDTGVDVDPEKLEMESKHHRNLLFQDCEKEQENKTKDPTHDVKTPNTETRTSCLIKYNVSSTPYLQSVKKKVQFDETNSAFKELKFLTPVRRSRRLQEKTSKLPDMLKDHYPCVSSLEQLTELGRETDAFVCRPNAALCRVYYEAEIP; encoded by the exons ATGAGCACCCCGGCTGTGCCCCAGGACCTGCAGCTGCCCCCGAGTCAGAGGGCCCAGTCCGCATTCAAAG agcaaagaagacaaaaactCAAGGAACATCTGTTGAGAAGAAAAACGCTTTTTGCATACAAGCAGGAAAATGAGGTGTTATCCAG tagtAGAGGTCGGAGAGTTGTGACATCTGAGGACCAAGTTCAAGAAGGGACTAAAGTGctgaaacttaaaacaaaaatg gctgataaagaaaatatgaagagaCCTGCAGAgagcaaaaataatacaatagtGGAGAAAAATTGCATTCCTTTAAAACCTTCAAATGAACTAACCAATTCAACTGTAGTAATTGACACGCATAAATCTAAGGATAATAATCAGACTCCGCATTTGTTACTAACTGAAGGTGATCCCCAAAGTCAACATATGACATTAAGCCAGGCATTTCACCTTAAAAACAatggtaaaaagaaacaaatgactaCAGAAAAACCAAAGCAAGATGCTAACGTACCCAAGAAACCTGTGCTTGGATCTTATCGTGGCCAGATTGTTCAGTCTAAGATTAATTCATTTAGAAAACCTTTACAAGTCAAAGATGAGAGTTTTGCAGCAACAAAGAAACTTTCAGCCACTATCCCTAAGGCCACAAAGCCTCAGCCTGTAAACACCAGCAGTGTAACAGTGAAAAGTAATAGATCCTCCAATATGGCTGCCACTACTAAATTTGTGAGCACTACATCTCAGAACACACAACTTGTGCGACCTCCTATTAGAAGTCATCACAGTAATACCCAGGACACTGTGAAACAAGGCATCAGTAGAACCTCTGCCAATGTTACAATCCGGAAAGGGCCTCGTGAAAAAGAACTATTACAATCAAAAACAGCTTTATCTAGTGTCAAAACCAGTTCTtctcaaaatataataagaaataagacACTATCAAGATGCATAGCATCTGAAGTTGTAACCAGGCCTGTTTCATTGTCTAATGATAAACTGATGGAAAAGTCAAAGCCTGTTGACCAGCGAAGACATACTACAGGAAAAGCAACTGTTGATAGTAGATCAGCTCAGCCCAAAGAAACCTCAGAAGAGAGAAA AGCTCGTCTGAGTGAGTGGAAAGCTGGCAAAGGAAGAGTTCTGAAAAGGCCCCCTAACTCAGTAGTTACTCAGCATGAGCCTGAAGGACAAAATGAAAAACCAGTTGGGTCTTTTTGGACTACCATGGCAGAAGAAGATGAACAAAGATTATTTACTGAAAAAGTAAACAACACATTTTCTGAATGCCTGAACTTGATTAATGAG GGAtgtccaaaagaagacatactggTCACACTGAATGACCTGATTAAAAATATTCCAGATGCCAAAAAGCTTGTTAAGTATTGGATATGTCTTGCACTTATTGAACCACTCACAAGTCCtattgaaaatattattgcaATCTATGAGAAAGCCATTCTGGCAGGGGCTCAG cctaTTGAAGAGATGCGACACACGATTGTAGATATTCTAACAATGAAGAGTCAAGAAAAAGCTAATTTAG GAGAAAATATGGAGAAGGCTTGTGCAACCACGGAAGAAGTCAAAGAAGTCAGTATTGAAGATACAGGTGTTGATGTAGAtccagaaaaactggaaatggaGAGTAAACACCATAGAAATTTGCTATTTCAAGATTGTGAAAAAgagcaagagaacaaaacaaaagatccAACCCATGATGTTAAAACCCCCAATACAGAAACGAGGACAAGTTGCTTGATTAAATATAATGTGTCTAGTACGCCATACTTGCAAag tgtgAAAAAGAAGGTGCAGTTTGATGAAACAAATTCCGCATTTAAAGAGCTGAAGTTTTTAACACCAGTGAGACGTTCTCGACGTCTTCAAGAGAAAACTTCTAAATTGCCAGATATGTTAAAAGATCATTATCCTTGTGTGTCTTCATTGGAACAGCTAACGGAGTTGGGAAGAGAAACCGATGCTTTCGTATGCCGCCCTAATGCAGCATTGTGCCGGGTGTACTATGAGGCTGAAATACCATAA
- the CKAP2 gene encoding cytoskeleton-associated protein 2 isoform X2 has protein sequence MSTPAVPQDLQLPPSQRAQSAFKEQRRQKLKEHLLRRKTLFAYKQENEVLSSRGRRVVTSEDQVQEGTKVLKLKTKMADKENMKRPAESKNNTIVEKNCIPLKPSNELTNSTVVIDTHKSKDNNQTPHLLLTEGDPQSQHMTLSQAFHLKNNGKKKQMTTEKPKQDANVPKKPVLGSYRGQIVQSKINSFRKPLQVKDESFAATKKLSATIPKATKPQPVNTSSVTVKSNRSSNMAATTKFVSTTSQNTQLVRPPIRSHHSNTQDTVKQGISRTSANVTIRKGPREKELLQSKTALSSVKTSSSQNIIRNKTLSRCIASEVVTRPVSLSNDKLMEKSKPVDQRRHTTGKATVDSRSAQPKETSEERKARLSEWKAGKGRVLKRPPNSVVTQHEPEGQNEKPVGSFWTTMAEEDEQRLFTEKVNNTFSECLNLINEGCPKEDILVTLNDLIKNIPDAKKLVKYWICLALIEPLTSPIENIIAIYEKAILAGAQPIEEMRHTIVDILTMKSQEKANLGENMEKACATTEEVKEVSIEDTGVDVDPEKLEMESKHHRNLLFQDCEKEQENKTKDPTHDVKTPNTETRTSCLIKYNVSSTPYLQSVKKKVQFDETNSAFKELKFLTPVRRSRRLQEKTSKLPDMLKDHYPCVSSLEQLTELGRETDAFVCRPNAALCRVYYEAEIP, from the exons ATGAGCACCCCGGCTGTGCCCCAGGACCTGCAGCTGCCCCCGAGTCAGAGGGCCCAGTCCGCATTCAAAG agcaaagaagacaaaaactCAAGGAACATCTGTTGAGAAGAAAAACGCTTTTTGCATACAAGCAGGAAAATGAGGTGTTATCCAG tAGAGGTCGGAGAGTTGTGACATCTGAGGACCAAGTTCAAGAAGGGACTAAAGTGctgaaacttaaaacaaaaatg gctgataaagaaaatatgaagagaCCTGCAGAgagcaaaaataatacaatagtGGAGAAAAATTGCATTCCTTTAAAACCTTCAAATGAACTAACCAATTCAACTGTAGTAATTGACACGCATAAATCTAAGGATAATAATCAGACTCCGCATTTGTTACTAACTGAAGGTGATCCCCAAAGTCAACATATGACATTAAGCCAGGCATTTCACCTTAAAAACAatggtaaaaagaaacaaatgactaCAGAAAAACCAAAGCAAGATGCTAACGTACCCAAGAAACCTGTGCTTGGATCTTATCGTGGCCAGATTGTTCAGTCTAAGATTAATTCATTTAGAAAACCTTTACAAGTCAAAGATGAGAGTTTTGCAGCAACAAAGAAACTTTCAGCCACTATCCCTAAGGCCACAAAGCCTCAGCCTGTAAACACCAGCAGTGTAACAGTGAAAAGTAATAGATCCTCCAATATGGCTGCCACTACTAAATTTGTGAGCACTACATCTCAGAACACACAACTTGTGCGACCTCCTATTAGAAGTCATCACAGTAATACCCAGGACACTGTGAAACAAGGCATCAGTAGAACCTCTGCCAATGTTACAATCCGGAAAGGGCCTCGTGAAAAAGAACTATTACAATCAAAAACAGCTTTATCTAGTGTCAAAACCAGTTCTtctcaaaatataataagaaataagacACTATCAAGATGCATAGCATCTGAAGTTGTAACCAGGCCTGTTTCATTGTCTAATGATAAACTGATGGAAAAGTCAAAGCCTGTTGACCAGCGAAGACATACTACAGGAAAAGCAACTGTTGATAGTAGATCAGCTCAGCCCAAAGAAACCTCAGAAGAGAGAAA AGCTCGTCTGAGTGAGTGGAAAGCTGGCAAAGGAAGAGTTCTGAAAAGGCCCCCTAACTCAGTAGTTACTCAGCATGAGCCTGAAGGACAAAATGAAAAACCAGTTGGGTCTTTTTGGACTACCATGGCAGAAGAAGATGAACAAAGATTATTTACTGAAAAAGTAAACAACACATTTTCTGAATGCCTGAACTTGATTAATGAG GGAtgtccaaaagaagacatactggTCACACTGAATGACCTGATTAAAAATATTCCAGATGCCAAAAAGCTTGTTAAGTATTGGATATGTCTTGCACTTATTGAACCACTCACAAGTCCtattgaaaatattattgcaATCTATGAGAAAGCCATTCTGGCAGGGGCTCAG cctaTTGAAGAGATGCGACACACGATTGTAGATATTCTAACAATGAAGAGTCAAGAAAAAGCTAATTTAG GAGAAAATATGGAGAAGGCTTGTGCAACCACGGAAGAAGTCAAAGAAGTCAGTATTGAAGATACAGGTGTTGATGTAGAtccagaaaaactggaaatggaGAGTAAACACCATAGAAATTTGCTATTTCAAGATTGTGAAAAAgagcaagagaacaaaacaaaagatccAACCCATGATGTTAAAACCCCCAATACAGAAACGAGGACAAGTTGCTTGATTAAATATAATGTGTCTAGTACGCCATACTTGCAAag tgtgAAAAAGAAGGTGCAGTTTGATGAAACAAATTCCGCATTTAAAGAGCTGAAGTTTTTAACACCAGTGAGACGTTCTCGACGTCTTCAAGAGAAAACTTCTAAATTGCCAGATATGTTAAAAGATCATTATCCTTGTGTGTCTTCATTGGAACAGCTAACGGAGTTGGGAAGAGAAACCGATGCTTTCGTATGCCGCCCTAATGCAGCATTGTGCCGGGTGTACTATGAGGCTGAAATACCATAA
- the CKAP2 gene encoding cytoskeleton-associated protein 2 isoform X3, giving the protein MADKENMKRPAESKNNTIVEKNCIPLKPSNELTNSTVVIDTHKSKDNNQTPHLLLTEGDPQSQHMTLSQAFHLKNNGKKKQMTTEKPKQDANVPKKPVLGSYRGQIVQSKINSFRKPLQVKDESFAATKKLSATIPKATKPQPVNTSSVTVKSNRSSNMAATTKFVSTTSQNTQLVRPPIRSHHSNTQDTVKQGISRTSANVTIRKGPREKELLQSKTALSSVKTSSSQNIIRNKTLSRCIASEVVTRPVSLSNDKLMEKSKPVDQRRHTTGKATVDSRSAQPKETSEERKARLSEWKAGKGRVLKRPPNSVVTQHEPEGQNEKPVGSFWTTMAEEDEQRLFTEKVNNTFSECLNLINEGCPKEDILVTLNDLIKNIPDAKKLVKYWICLALIEPLTSPIENIIAIYEKAILAGAQPIEEMRHTIVDILTMKSQEKANLGENMEKACATTEEVKEVSIEDTGVDVDPEKLEMESKHHRNLLFQDCEKEQENKTKDPTHDVKTPNTETRTSCLIKYNVSSTPYLQSVKKKVQFDETNSAFKELKFLTPVRRSRRLQEKTSKLPDMLKDHYPCVSSLEQLTELGRETDAFVCRPNAALCRVYYEAEIP; this is encoded by the exons atg gctgataaagaaaatatgaagagaCCTGCAGAgagcaaaaataatacaatagtGGAGAAAAATTGCATTCCTTTAAAACCTTCAAATGAACTAACCAATTCAACTGTAGTAATTGACACGCATAAATCTAAGGATAATAATCAGACTCCGCATTTGTTACTAACTGAAGGTGATCCCCAAAGTCAACATATGACATTAAGCCAGGCATTTCACCTTAAAAACAatggtaaaaagaaacaaatgactaCAGAAAAACCAAAGCAAGATGCTAACGTACCCAAGAAACCTGTGCTTGGATCTTATCGTGGCCAGATTGTTCAGTCTAAGATTAATTCATTTAGAAAACCTTTACAAGTCAAAGATGAGAGTTTTGCAGCAACAAAGAAACTTTCAGCCACTATCCCTAAGGCCACAAAGCCTCAGCCTGTAAACACCAGCAGTGTAACAGTGAAAAGTAATAGATCCTCCAATATGGCTGCCACTACTAAATTTGTGAGCACTACATCTCAGAACACACAACTTGTGCGACCTCCTATTAGAAGTCATCACAGTAATACCCAGGACACTGTGAAACAAGGCATCAGTAGAACCTCTGCCAATGTTACAATCCGGAAAGGGCCTCGTGAAAAAGAACTATTACAATCAAAAACAGCTTTATCTAGTGTCAAAACCAGTTCTtctcaaaatataataagaaataagacACTATCAAGATGCATAGCATCTGAAGTTGTAACCAGGCCTGTTTCATTGTCTAATGATAAACTGATGGAAAAGTCAAAGCCTGTTGACCAGCGAAGACATACTACAGGAAAAGCAACTGTTGATAGTAGATCAGCTCAGCCCAAAGAAACCTCAGAAGAGAGAAA AGCTCGTCTGAGTGAGTGGAAAGCTGGCAAAGGAAGAGTTCTGAAAAGGCCCCCTAACTCAGTAGTTACTCAGCATGAGCCTGAAGGACAAAATGAAAAACCAGTTGGGTCTTTTTGGACTACCATGGCAGAAGAAGATGAACAAAGATTATTTACTGAAAAAGTAAACAACACATTTTCTGAATGCCTGAACTTGATTAATGAG GGAtgtccaaaagaagacatactggTCACACTGAATGACCTGATTAAAAATATTCCAGATGCCAAAAAGCTTGTTAAGTATTGGATATGTCTTGCACTTATTGAACCACTCACAAGTCCtattgaaaatattattgcaATCTATGAGAAAGCCATTCTGGCAGGGGCTCAG cctaTTGAAGAGATGCGACACACGATTGTAGATATTCTAACAATGAAGAGTCAAGAAAAAGCTAATTTAG GAGAAAATATGGAGAAGGCTTGTGCAACCACGGAAGAAGTCAAAGAAGTCAGTATTGAAGATACAGGTGTTGATGTAGAtccagaaaaactggaaatggaGAGTAAACACCATAGAAATTTGCTATTTCAAGATTGTGAAAAAgagcaagagaacaaaacaaaagatccAACCCATGATGTTAAAACCCCCAATACAGAAACGAGGACAAGTTGCTTGATTAAATATAATGTGTCTAGTACGCCATACTTGCAAag tgtgAAAAAGAAGGTGCAGTTTGATGAAACAAATTCCGCATTTAAAGAGCTGAAGTTTTTAACACCAGTGAGACGTTCTCGACGTCTTCAAGAGAAAACTTCTAAATTGCCAGATATGTTAAAAGATCATTATCCTTGTGTGTCTTCATTGGAACAGCTAACGGAGTTGGGAAGAGAAACCGATGCTTTCGTATGCCGCCCTAATGCAGCATTGTGCCGGGTGTACTATGAGGCTGAAATACCATAA
- the CKAP2 gene encoding cytoskeleton-associated protein 2 isoform X4: MSTPAVPQDLQLPPSQRAQSAFKEQRRQKLKEHLLRRKTLFAYKQENEVLSSRGRRVVTSEDQVQEGTKVLKLKTKMADKENMKRPAESKNNTIVEKNCIPLKPSNELTNSTVVIDTHKSKDNNQTPHLLLTEGDPQSQHMTLSQAFHLKNNGKKKQMTTEKPKQDANVPKKPVLGSYRGQIVQSKINSFRKPLQVKDESFAATKKLSATIPKATKPQPVNTSSVTVKSNRSSNMAATTKFVSTTSQNTQLVRPPIRSHHSNTQDTVKQGISRTSANVTIRKGPREKELLQSKTALSSVKTSSSQNIIRNKTLSRCIASEVVTRPVSLSNDKLMEKSKPVDQRRHTTGKATVDSRSAQPKETSEERKARLSEWKAGKGRVLKRPPNSVVTQHEPEGQNEKPVGSFWTTMAEEDEQRLFTEKVNNTFSECLNLINEGCPKEDILVTLNDLIKNIPDAKKLVKYWICLALIEPLTSPIENIIAIYEKAILAGAQVR, from the exons ATGAGCACCCCGGCTGTGCCCCAGGACCTGCAGCTGCCCCCGAGTCAGAGGGCCCAGTCCGCATTCAAAG agcaaagaagacaaaaactCAAGGAACATCTGTTGAGAAGAAAAACGCTTTTTGCATACAAGCAGGAAAATGAGGTGTTATCCAG tAGAGGTCGGAGAGTTGTGACATCTGAGGACCAAGTTCAAGAAGGGACTAAAGTGctgaaacttaaaacaaaaatg gctgataaagaaaatatgaagagaCCTGCAGAgagcaaaaataatacaatagtGGAGAAAAATTGCATTCCTTTAAAACCTTCAAATGAACTAACCAATTCAACTGTAGTAATTGACACGCATAAATCTAAGGATAATAATCAGACTCCGCATTTGTTACTAACTGAAGGTGATCCCCAAAGTCAACATATGACATTAAGCCAGGCATTTCACCTTAAAAACAatggtaaaaagaaacaaatgactaCAGAAAAACCAAAGCAAGATGCTAACGTACCCAAGAAACCTGTGCTTGGATCTTATCGTGGCCAGATTGTTCAGTCTAAGATTAATTCATTTAGAAAACCTTTACAAGTCAAAGATGAGAGTTTTGCAGCAACAAAGAAACTTTCAGCCACTATCCCTAAGGCCACAAAGCCTCAGCCTGTAAACACCAGCAGTGTAACAGTGAAAAGTAATAGATCCTCCAATATGGCTGCCACTACTAAATTTGTGAGCACTACATCTCAGAACACACAACTTGTGCGACCTCCTATTAGAAGTCATCACAGTAATACCCAGGACACTGTGAAACAAGGCATCAGTAGAACCTCTGCCAATGTTACAATCCGGAAAGGGCCTCGTGAAAAAGAACTATTACAATCAAAAACAGCTTTATCTAGTGTCAAAACCAGTTCTtctcaaaatataataagaaataagacACTATCAAGATGCATAGCATCTGAAGTTGTAACCAGGCCTGTTTCATTGTCTAATGATAAACTGATGGAAAAGTCAAAGCCTGTTGACCAGCGAAGACATACTACAGGAAAAGCAACTGTTGATAGTAGATCAGCTCAGCCCAAAGAAACCTCAGAAGAGAGAAA AGCTCGTCTGAGTGAGTGGAAAGCTGGCAAAGGAAGAGTTCTGAAAAGGCCCCCTAACTCAGTAGTTACTCAGCATGAGCCTGAAGGACAAAATGAAAAACCAGTTGGGTCTTTTTGGACTACCATGGCAGAAGAAGATGAACAAAGATTATTTACTGAAAAAGTAAACAACACATTTTCTGAATGCCTGAACTTGATTAATGAG GGAtgtccaaaagaagacatactggTCACACTGAATGACCTGATTAAAAATATTCCAGATGCCAAAAAGCTTGTTAAGTATTGGATATGTCTTGCACTTATTGAACCACTCACAAGTCCtattgaaaatattattgcaATCTATGAGAAAGCCATTCTGGCAGGGGCTCAGGTAAGATAA